In one window of Chitinophagales bacterium DNA:
- the dusB gene encoding tRNA dihydrouridine synthase DusB, whose amino-acid sequence MVRIGNIELPDFPLLLAPMEDVSDPPFRAVCKDNGADLMYTEFISSEGLIRDAIKSRQKLDIFEEERPVGIQIFGGDEEAMAMSARIVETVNPDLLDINFGCPVKKVVTKGAGAAVLKDIDLMERLTAACVRSTNLPVTVKTRLGWDDQSKNIETVAERLQEVGIKALSIHGRTRAQLYKGHADWTLIGKIKNNPRIQIPIFGNGDIDSPEKALEYKNRYGVDGIMIGRAAIGYPWIFNEIKYFLKTGEHLPPPTIEQRVEVIRKHLSGSVQWKGEILGILEMRRHYANYLKGLPNIKEYRLQLCQLKTLPELNEVLDTVIKAYTGYQFERRKIDMDAMAYSCGA is encoded by the coding sequence ATGGTTCGAATCGGAAACATTGAATTACCGGATTTTCCCTTGTTGCTGGCGCCCATGGAGGATGTGAGCGATCCGCCCTTTCGTGCGGTGTGCAAGGACAATGGTGCCGACCTCATGTATACTGAGTTTATCAGTAGTGAGGGATTGATTCGTGATGCCATCAAGAGCCGTCAGAAGCTGGATATTTTTGAAGAAGAGCGCCCCGTAGGTATTCAAATCTTTGGCGGCGACGAGGAAGCCATGGCCATGAGTGCCCGTATTGTAGAAACTGTGAATCCGGATTTGCTCGACATCAATTTTGGCTGTCCGGTTAAAAAAGTCGTCACCAAAGGTGCAGGTGCTGCTGTGCTGAAGGATATTGATTTAATGGAACGCCTCACTGCTGCTTGTGTGCGATCTACCAACTTACCTGTTACCGTAAAAACTCGTTTGGGTTGGGATGATCAAAGCAAGAATATTGAAACAGTTGCAGAACGCTTGCAAGAGGTAGGCATCAAAGCATTATCTATTCATGGACGCACAAGAGCACAATTGTACAAAGGTCATGCAGACTGGACACTGATTGGTAAGATCAAAAACAATCCACGCATCCAGATACCCATCTTCGGTAATGGCGATATTGATTCACCGGAGAAAGCACTGGAATACAAAAACCGATATGGTGTAGATGGTATCATGATTGGCAGAGCAGCCATTGGTTACCCATGGATCTTTAACGAGATCAAATATTTTCTGAAAACAGGTGAACACTTACCACCGCCTACCATTGAACAACGTGTGGAAGTAATCCGTAAACACTTGAGTGGCTCTGTTCAGTGGAAGGGTGAGATACTAGGTATTTTGGAAATGCGCAGACATTATGCCAACTACTTGAAAGGCTTACCCAATATCAAAGAATATAGATTACAACTGTGTCAGCTGAAAACCTTGCCAGAGCTGAACGAAGTGTTGGACACAGTTATCAAAGCCTATACCGGCTATCAGTTTGAGCGTAGAAAGATTGATATGGATGCCATGGCTTATAGCTGTGGGGCTTGA
- a CDS encoding CPBP family intramembrane metalloprotease produces the protein MKAQIRLNWPAQVAVLLGVVGVCMILGAFGMQALASAMDVRIENGSIDGTGRQLGILNSVGSFLIICLPALIFAMVVSNKPMQHLGFNGVMGSRQILLVLFISAAAVALSGALAEVMEYIQLPASLKKMADAMEESYKREVLKIATIKNVGDYLFALLVIALLPALFEEILFRGAVQQTAVGLTRNAFAGILITSILFSAIHFSVMGFLSRTALGLLLGYVFYYSKNLWLSILMHFINNAFVITALFVAQQKGRKIEDAIDESMPVWFGLIALAAIVWLMMNFRKASDEVQTAHQHDTQETLLG, from the coding sequence ATGAAAGCACAAATCAGGCTAAACTGGCCCGCACAAGTTGCAGTATTACTGGGTGTTGTGGGTGTCTGTATGATCTTGGGTGCATTTGGCATGCAGGCATTGGCTAGCGCCATGGATGTGCGTATTGAGAATGGAAGTATTGACGGTACTGGCAGGCAATTGGGCATACTCAACAGTGTTGGCTCATTTTTGATTATCTGTTTACCTGCCTTGATTTTTGCCATGGTGGTTTCCAATAAACCGATGCAACACCTTGGTTTTAATGGCGTGATGGGCAGTCGCCAAATATTATTGGTGTTATTTATTAGTGCAGCAGCAGTGGCTTTGAGTGGTGCTTTGGCAGAAGTGATGGAATATATTCAGCTTCCTGCATCGCTTAAAAAAATGGCAGACGCCATGGAGGAAAGTTATAAGCGAGAAGTGTTGAAGATTGCGACCATTAAAAATGTAGGGGATTATCTCTTTGCTTTGCTGGTGATCGCTTTGCTGCCAGCACTCTTTGAAGAAATTTTATTTAGAGGTGCAGTACAACAAACAGCAGTTGGTTTAACGCGCAATGCGTTTGCGGGCATTTTGATTACGTCCATCTTGTTCAGTGCGATCCATTTTTCAGTGATGGGCTTTCTATCTCGAACAGCGCTTGGTTTATTGCTTGGGTATGTATTTTATTACAGCAAAAATCTTTGGCTAAGTATCTTGATGCACTTCATCAATAATGCTTTTGTGATTACTGCACTATTTGTGGCACAACAGAAGGGGCGTAAGATTGAAGATGCAATTGATGAGTCCATGCCTGTATGGTTTGGATTGATTGCTTTAGCAGCAATCGTTTGGTTGATGATGAATTTTCGTAAAGCATCTGATGAAGTGCAGACAGCACACCAGCATGATACACAGGAAACTTTGCTAGGATGA
- a CDS encoding DUF2007 domain-containing protein, with amino-acid sequence MSQWLKIYATRNPAEASIVQGLLSENEIPVQIMNKMDNSYLNFGDIEVYVPSHLKDVARELLNQALLN; translated from the coding sequence ATGAGTCAATGGTTGAAAATATACGCTACCCGAAATCCTGCAGAAGCCAGTATTGTGCAGGGTTTGCTCAGTGAGAATGAGATTCCGGTGCAGATTATGAATAAGATGGATAATAGTTACCTCAATTTTGGTGATATTGAAGTATATGTACCATCGCATCTGAAAGATGTGGCGCGTGAATTATTGAATCAAGCTTTATTAAACTAA
- a CDS encoding phosphatidate cytidylyltransferase has protein sequence MALNLQTLKIRSLTAVVFVVVMLGGLLTNQWTLFALFSLVHFGAWQEYQKIVAKIDPDYAGIHELHKYGVMLAGWGLMLWLMNENYQLTETIYLHEIGWWLCLLMVVVLPLVEILFNKKLQLKLIAHSFFGLIYLSLSLALLMNLVGRKYTIQEPGMDYFAFFPLFIIGCMWVNDTMAYFVGSMIGKTPLSPISPKKTWEGTIGGIVLTGGVAYLVIGMLLHWQTHQFTMALLAVVAAIVGTLGDLLESKLKRLANIKDSGSIMPGHGGFLDRFDSLLLAAPAIWLVVYWLF, from the coding sequence ATGGCATTAAATCTACAAACCCTTAAAATAAGAAGCTTAACAGCTGTTGTCTTTGTGGTGGTGATGCTGGGTGGGTTGCTCACCAATCAGTGGACTTTATTCGCTTTGTTCAGTTTGGTGCATTTCGGTGCTTGGCAGGAATACCAAAAGATTGTGGCAAAGATTGATCCTGATTATGCAGGTATTCATGAATTACACAAGTACGGTGTAATGCTGGCAGGTTGGGGATTGATGCTCTGGTTGATGAATGAAAATTATCAGCTTACGGAAACCATCTATTTACATGAAATTGGCTGGTGGTTGTGTTTGCTGATGGTGGTGGTGTTGCCGCTGGTAGAAATCCTATTCAATAAAAAGCTGCAACTCAAGTTGATTGCTCATTCTTTTTTCGGGTTGATTTATTTGTCTTTAAGTCTTGCTTTGCTAATGAATCTGGTTGGTCGCAAGTACACCATCCAGGAGCCGGGTATGGATTATTTCGCTTTCTTTCCTTTATTCATCATTGGTTGTATGTGGGTGAATGATACGATGGCTTACTTCGTTGGCTCCATGATTGGTAAAACGCCATTATCACCTATCTCTCCTAAGAAAACCTGGGAAGGCACGATTGGGGGCATTGTATTAACGGGAGGAGTTGCTTATTTGGTGATCGGTATGCTGCTCCATTGGCAAACGCATCAGTTTACCATGGCTTTATTGGCCGTTGTCGCAGCTATTGTGGGTACATTGGGCGATTTGCTGGAGAGTAAACTGAAAAGATTGGCCAATATCAAGGATAGCGGCAGCATTATGCCCGGCCATGGTGGCTTTTTAGATCGTTTCGACTCCTTATTGCTGGCTGCACCTGCTATCTGGCTGGTTGTGTATTGGCTGTTCTGA
- a CDS encoding phosphatidylserine decarboxylase family protein → MTIHREGYTSIAIAALIFGIINLTAYAFISESLAWLTISIFVLTLALFLFIVSFFRIPNRTLTVNDNQIVCPADGKVVVIEEVVDEEYFKDKRIQLSVFMSPANVHVNRNPVSGEVVYNQYHKGKYLVAWHPKSSTENERWSVVLKHAKGDILVKQIAGALAKRICNYTKVGQQVKQTDEYGFIKFGSRVDLLLPVGTKVHVQLNEVVKGGVTVLASW, encoded by the coding sequence ATGACTATTCATCGGGAAGGCTATACTTCCATCGCCATTGCTGCACTGATTTTCGGTATTATCAACCTAACGGCTTATGCTTTTATCAGTGAATCGCTGGCATGGTTAACGATTTCTATTTTCGTCTTGACATTAGCACTATTCTTATTTATCGTCTCTTTCTTCCGTATTCCCAACAGAACACTTACCGTTAATGACAACCAGATTGTTTGTCCGGCAGACGGTAAAGTGGTGGTGATTGAAGAAGTGGTGGATGAGGAATATTTCAAGGATAAACGTATTCAGCTCAGTGTGTTCATGAGTCCGGCTAACGTTCACGTCAACCGTAATCCAGTGAGTGGTGAAGTGGTGTACAACCAATACCACAAGGGCAAATACTTGGTGGCCTGGCATCCAAAATCATCCACTGAGAATGAACGCTGGTCTGTGGTGTTGAAGCATGCGAAAGGGGATATTCTGGTGAAGCAGATTGCCGGTGCACTGGCCAAGCGAATTTGTAATTATACCAAGGTTGGTCAACAGGTAAAACAGACCGATGAATACGGATTCATCAAGTTTGGCAGTCGGGTGGACCTATTATTGCCTGTAGGTACCAAAGTGCATGTACAGCTGAATGAGGTGGTAAAGGGTGGGGTAACCGTATTGGCCAGCTGGTAA
- a CDS encoding YjjG family noncanonical pyrimidine nucleotidase, translating into MPYKHIFFDLDHTLWDFETNAKATLQDLYHSNQLIDRGITDFDAFFERYSYHNERLWDRYTKGFIKQEELRWKRMWLALLDYKIADETLARGLAAQFLELLPTKQHLFPYTIEILTYLKNKGYVLHLITNGFESVQHRKLKYSGLTDFFDEVITSEASNSIKPDVAIFEYALQKSGAQLAESIMIGDNLEADIQGGNNAGMDTIFVNHVNADPYIPSTYVIHHLKELENIL; encoded by the coding sequence ATGCCTTATAAACATATCTTTTTTGATCTTGATCATACCCTGTGGGATTTTGAAACCAATGCCAAAGCCACCCTGCAGGATTTATACCACAGCAATCAACTCATAGACAGAGGCATTACAGATTTTGATGCTTTCTTTGAACGCTATAGCTATCATAATGAAAGACTATGGGATCGCTATACCAAGGGCTTTATCAAACAGGAAGAATTGCGATGGAAAAGGATGTGGCTGGCTTTGCTGGATTATAAAATAGCAGATGAAACATTGGCCCGCGGACTGGCAGCGCAATTTCTGGAACTGCTACCTACCAAGCAGCACTTGTTTCCTTACACGATAGAGATTCTGACTTATTTGAAAAACAAAGGCTATGTGCTGCACCTCATCACCAATGGCTTTGAATCAGTGCAACATAGAAAACTGAAATATTCAGGCCTTACTGATTTTTTTGATGAAGTGATCACTTCTGAAGCCAGCAACAGCATCAAACCAGATGTAGCAATTTTTGAATACGCACTACAAAAGTCAGGTGCACAATTAGCAGAAAGCATCATGATTGGTGATAATCTGGAAGCCGATATTCAAGGTGGTAATAATGCAGGTATGGATACCATTTTCGTGAACCATGTGAATGCAGATCCATACATCCCATCCACTTATGTGATTCATCACCTGAAAGAACTGGAAAACATTTTATAA
- a CDS encoding SDR family oxidoreductase: MQVVITGASKGLGKAIAEAFAKEGHTLFLCSRNHAALYKTMEELMAAWPYAQYKARPADMADATEVQAFADWVLEHGVPDIIVNNAGQFVPGSVHNEPAGALEQMLQVNLFSAYYLTRALLPKMMEAKRGHIFNICSIASLQAYPNGGAYSISKFALSGFSKNLREEMKPHGIKVTGVYPGAAYTDSWSGSGVDPQRIMEANDVAQMVYAAAQLSPQACVEDIVLRPQLGDL; the protein is encoded by the coding sequence ATGCAGGTAGTGATTACAGGAGCGTCTAAAGGTTTGGGTAAAGCTATTGCGGAGGCTTTCGCGAAAGAGGGACATACACTATTTCTCTGTAGTCGCAACCATGCAGCTTTGTACAAAACCATGGAAGAGCTGATGGCAGCCTGGCCTTATGCACAATACAAAGCACGACCTGCAGATATGGCCGATGCGACAGAAGTGCAAGCATTTGCTGATTGGGTTTTGGAACATGGTGTACCTGATATTATTGTCAACAATGCCGGTCAGTTTGTGCCTGGCAGTGTACATAATGAGCCAGCAGGTGCTTTGGAACAAATGCTGCAGGTGAATCTCTTTAGCGCTTACTATTTGACACGTGCTTTGTTACCAAAAATGATGGAAGCCAAGCGCGGTCATATTTTCAATATCTGTTCCATCGCATCACTGCAGGCTTATCCTAACGGTGGTGCATACAGTATCAGCAAGTTTGCCTTATCAGGTTTCTCTAAAAATCTGCGTGAGGAAATGAAGCCGCATGGTATTAAAGTAACGGGTGTATATCCTGGTGCAGCTTATACTGATTCCTGGAGTGGTTCAGGCGTAGACCCTCAACGTATTATGGAAGCTAATGATGTAGCGCAGATGGTCTATGCAGCAGCGCAATTATCACCTCAGGCTTGTGTGGAGGATATCGTTTTGCGTCCCCAGCTGGGCGATCTCTGA
- a CDS encoding PH domain-containing protein, with protein sequence MQYENPIIPHADIPQYAKALLQPVETRYKRVLFISWGIAYGILLIALICLFVFVRKFQLWWAIGLASLVFTLLIAFTIAAIQIGFKNRAWALRDKDIIFKKGWLFQSTHIIPFIKIQHCVVRSGPIERKFGLASVRLMTAASGDVDISIHGLEATTAEQLKEWIMEKIAAHASPGV encoded by the coding sequence ATGCAGTATGAAAACCCGATTATCCCACATGCGGATATACCACAATATGCAAAAGCGTTATTGCAACCTGTTGAAACAAGGTATAAGCGGGTACTATTCATCAGTTGGGGAATAGCTTATGGTATCTTATTGATTGCGCTCATTTGCTTGTTTGTTTTTGTGCGAAAATTCCAGCTCTGGTGGGCTATTGGCTTAGCATCATTGGTATTTACTTTATTGATTGCATTCACTATTGCTGCAATACAGATTGGATTCAAGAATCGTGCATGGGCTTTGCGCGACAAAGACATCATCTTTAAAAAGGGCTGGCTATTCCAATCAACCCATATCATTCCCTTTATCAAGATTCAGCATTGTGTGGTGCGTAGTGGTCCGATTGAAAGAAAATTCGGTTTGGCTTCTGTACGATTGATGACTGCCGCCAGCGGTGATGTAGATATCAGTATACATGGCTTAGAAGCGACTACTGCTGAGCAATTGAAAGAATGGATCATGGAAAAAATTGCTGCACATGCAAGTCCCGGCGTTTGA
- a CDS encoding PH domain-containing protein, whose protein sequence is MQVPAFDCSKPQRQSPVALIFILWKILKESWFAVLFVFGKYLFGSSESKKSRFADYAIYYALGFFVFIILIRINHLIQFFRFRIYVQGGELIVISGVLSKTQTILPLERVQSVHLKQNYLHRFTNTCGLKLETAGSAHTEVEIDAIDLHKAMALQRLLQQQTHTAVTSEKQEVPASILGISTADVLKLAISENHIKTLLLILFFAIARMEDLRQYFGVDTEKVIGEQVDKVLSATQLWALLISAVLTLTLAVSFARVLIRYYAMQLRISEKGFQMQWGFLQTQQKMLLHNKVQMLSWNSNWVRGMLGIRILRFFMAGEDITKDGQWIRLPVLQQDVLRKIIAPYQSVWPAENSEPHKVHHAYGWRMTVLIGLPACVLLCIPICLWKPWLVVFPILALMYYAISNLIAQRNFRYWYNQQTLQIEKGVWGREHILLNLARVQHVIVKTSPFLRSRNLATLELHTAGDTVKIPYISLSQANYLADCCLLNVEFDLSSSSFAS, encoded by the coding sequence ATGCAAGTCCCGGCGTTTGATTGTTCCAAGCCACAGCGGCAGTCGCCCGTTGCCTTGATTTTCATCCTCTGGAAAATACTCAAGGAAAGCTGGTTTGCGGTACTTTTTGTTTTTGGTAAATACCTGTTTGGCAGTTCCGAAAGTAAAAAATCCCGATTTGCAGACTATGCTATCTATTATGCACTGGGCTTTTTTGTTTTCATCATTTTAATCCGCATCAATCACCTAATTCAATTTTTCAGATTTAGGATATATGTTCAAGGCGGTGAGTTGATCGTTATCTCCGGTGTTTTGTCCAAAACACAAACCATTCTCCCTTTAGAGCGAGTTCAATCTGTTCACCTCAAGCAAAACTACTTACATCGTTTCACCAATACCTGCGGATTGAAATTAGAAACTGCTGGTAGCGCACATACAGAAGTGGAAATTGATGCGATTGATCTACATAAAGCCATGGCTTTGCAGCGGCTTTTGCAGCAGCAAACACATACAGCAGTTACTAGCGAAAAGCAGGAAGTACCTGCGTCAATCTTGGGAATTAGTACGGCGGATGTATTGAAACTGGCTATATCAGAGAATCATATCAAGACCTTACTGCTGATTTTATTTTTTGCGATTGCGCGAATGGAGGATTTGCGTCAATATTTTGGAGTTGATACAGAAAAAGTGATTGGGGAACAAGTGGATAAGGTTTTGTCTGCAACTCAGCTTTGGGCGCTATTAATTAGTGCTGTATTAACTTTAACATTGGCCGTTTCATTTGCACGAGTATTGATTCGCTATTATGCCATGCAGTTACGCATCTCTGAAAAAGGCTTTCAGATGCAATGGGGGTTTTTGCAAACACAACAGAAAATGTTGTTACACAATAAAGTGCAGATGCTGAGCTGGAATAGCAATTGGGTAAGGGGCATGCTGGGCATCCGCATACTACGTTTCTTCATGGCTGGAGAAGATATTACCAAAGATGGTCAGTGGATTCGCCTTCCGGTGTTACAGCAAGATGTTCTAAGAAAAATTATTGCACCCTATCAATCCGTATGGCCTGCAGAAAACAGTGAGCCCCATAAAGTACATCATGCATATGGTTGGCGTATGACCGTATTGATTGGTCTTCCTGCTTGTGTGTTGCTTTGTATACCCATTTGTTTATGGAAACCCTGGTTGGTTGTATTCCCTATTTTGGCTTTGATGTATTATGCCATCAGTAACCTGATTGCGCAACGGAATTTTCGCTATTGGTATAATCAGCAAACCCTGCAGATTGAAAAAGGGGTATGGGGTAGGGAGCATATCTTGCTCAACTTAGCGCGTGTGCAACATGTTATCGTTAAGACAAGTCCGTTTTTGCGTTCGAGGAACTTAGCCACATTGGAATTGCATACTGCAGGAGATACCGTGAAAATACCCTACATCTCACTTTCGCAAGCCAATTATTTAGCTGATTGCTGCTTACTGAATGTTGAGTTTGATCTATCCTCAAGCAGTTTCGCCAGCTAG
- a CDS encoding flavin reductase family protein, protein MKIDLSTLSPAQKQAWLQHAVAPRPIAFASTIDAADNANLSPFSFFNLFSSNPPVVIFSAARRVRDNTTKHTLQNVIEVPECVINICDYAMVQQTSLASCEYPKGVDEFVKAGFTKEAATMVRVPMVKEAKIKMECKVLETKSLGENGGAGQLIIAEVLCMHVDDSILNSEGTMIDQRKIELVARLGGDWYCKVNPDNLFTVPKPNTQLGIGIDALPAGIRNSKTLTGNDLGMLANVHEMPVVDPAFEDAQLKNIVQYFSVNPEEMEQELHRYAAKLLAANQVAAAWQVLLAGETA, encoded by the coding sequence ATGAAAATAGACCTAAGTACCTTATCCCCCGCTCAAAAGCAAGCCTGGTTGCAACATGCGGTTGCCCCCAGACCTATTGCATTTGCCAGCACCATTGATGCAGCAGACAATGCCAACCTGAGCCCTTTTAGCTTTTTCAATCTCTTCTCGTCTAACCCACCCGTGGTGATTTTTTCTGCTGCACGCCGCGTGCGCGATAATACCACCAAGCATACTTTACAAAATGTAATAGAAGTACCCGAGTGCGTGATCAATATCTGCGATTATGCCATGGTACAGCAAACCAGCCTCGCCAGTTGCGAATACCCCAAGGGCGTAGATGAGTTTGTAAAAGCAGGCTTTACCAAAGAAGCTGCTACCATGGTGCGTGTACCCATGGTGAAGGAAGCCAAGATCAAAATGGAATGCAAGGTGTTGGAGACAAAAAGCCTTGGTGAAAACGGCGGTGCTGGTCAGCTTATTATTGCTGAAGTGTTGTGCATGCATGTAGATGACAGCATTCTCAATAGTGAAGGAACGATGATTGACCAACGCAAAATTGAATTGGTTGCCAGATTAGGTGGTGATTGGTATTGCAAAGTTAACCCCGATAATCTCTTTACTGTTCCTAAGCCCAATACACAATTGGGTATCGGGATTGATGCATTACCTGCAGGCATTAGAAACAGCAAAACACTTACAGGCAATGACCTGGGTATGTTGGCCAATGTGCACGAAATGCCTGTGGTAGATCCTGCATTTGAAGATGCGCAATTGAAAAATATTGTACAGTATTTCTCTGTGAATCCAGAGGAAATGGAGCAGGAATTACATCGTTACGCCGCTAAGTTGCTTGCAGCCAATCAGGTGGCTGCTGCATGGCAAGTTTTACTAGCTGGCGAAACTGCTTGA
- a CDS encoding GxxExxY protein has product MTKERYEWLAKQIFLAALEVHKELGPGLLESVYQYAFCKELSIRSIAFQQQVAVPLYYKGSNTGKEFYIDLLVEDELIIELKAVDEIHPVHEAQLLSYLKLANKKMGFLINFNTVLLKDGFRRRVNNY; this is encoded by the coding sequence ATGACAAAGGAAAGATATGAGTGGCTTGCCAAGCAAATTTTTCTTGCTGCATTAGAAGTACACAAGGAGCTTGGCCCCGGCTTGCTGGAAAGTGTATATCAATATGCATTTTGCAAGGAGTTATCCATCAGATCAATCGCCTTTCAACAGCAAGTTGCAGTGCCTTTATATTATAAGGGGAGCAATACCGGAAAAGAATTTTATATCGACTTATTGGTAGAAGACGAGCTAATCATTGAATTGAAAGCAGTAGATGAGATTCATCCTGTACATGAAGCACAATTACTTTCTTATCTGAAACTTGCTAATAAAAAGATGGGCTTCTTAATTAACTTTAACACTGTTCTCCTAAAGGATGGTTTTAGAAGAAGAGTAAATAATTATTAA
- a CDS encoding fumarylacetoacetate hydrolase family protein, which translates to MKLVSYLREGHDQLAFLHDGFLYDADMQHPDLPNSMNMFLHFWDDMFPIAQKINAAIVEGRIGKEKGIDLEKVDLLAPIPFPSSCRDGYAFRQHVAAARRNRGVPMIPEFDQYPIFYFTNHHSIQGPGPIVCMPDHFEKLDFELEAAIVICRQGRNIPAEEADSYIGGLMIMNDMSARRLQMEEMLLNLGPAKGKDFSTVIGPCLVTLDELEAYETAPKPGHTGKSWNLRMQCWVNGVQVSDGNVADMDWTFAEIIERCAYGVTLNPGDVIGSGTVGTGCFLELNGTGKLNNPEYKEQWLQDGDVVEMEITGLGRLHNTIVAEETDFSIFKKRHLTT; encoded by the coding sequence ATGAAACTGGTTTCTTACCTGAGAGAAGGACACGATCAATTGGCTTTTCTGCACGATGGTTTTTTGTATGATGCGGATATGCAGCATCCGGATCTGCCCAACAGCATGAATATGTTTCTCCATTTCTGGGATGATATGTTCCCTATTGCGCAGAAAATAAATGCAGCCATTGTAGAAGGTCGTATTGGCAAAGAGAAAGGTATTGATTTGGAAAAAGTAGACCTGCTGGCGCCGATTCCCTTTCCTTCATCCTGCAGAGATGGTTATGCATTCAGACAACACGTAGCTGCTGCCAGAAGAAACCGCGGCGTACCCATGATTCCTGAGTTTGATCAGTATCCAATCTTTTACTTCACCAATCACCACAGTATCCAAGGTCCGGGCCCCATTGTGTGTATGCCGGATCATTTTGAAAAACTGGATTTTGAATTGGAAGCTGCGATTGTCATCTGCAGACAAGGCAGAAATATTCCTGCAGAAGAAGCGGATAGTTATATCGGCGGATTGATGATCATGAACGATATGAGTGCGCGTCGCCTGCAAATGGAAGAAATGTTATTAAACCTTGGCCCCGCTAAAGGCAAAGATTTCTCTACCGTAATCGGCCCCTGCCTCGTGACATTGGATGAACTGGAAGCTTATGAAACTGCACCTAAGCCGGGACATACAGGTAAGAGCTGGAATCTACGTATGCAATGCTGGGTGAATGGTGTGCAAGTGAGTGATGGCAATGTGGCGGATATGGACTGGACATTTGCTGAAATCATTGAGCGTTGTGCTTATGGCGTAACATTGAATCCTGGTGATGTGATTGGTAGCGGTACAGTTGGCACAGGCTGTTTCTTGGAATTAAATGGCACAGGCAAACTCAATAATCCTGAGTACAAAGAACAATGGTTACAAGATGGTGATGTAGTAGAGATGGAAATCACCGGACTAGGTAGATTACACAATACCATTGTTGCTGAAGAAACCGATTTTTCTATTTTTAAGAAGAGGCATCTAACTACTTAG